Proteins from a single region of Candidatus Kryptoniota bacterium:
- a CDS encoding transposase — protein MEKNGNQTRKHYSLEQKVKIHREHLENQIPLSELSEKYGIPVNDLYHRKKKLFEGAVEIFPSKRIPRCHRRKGKRASQAKAEIRWPTDTGACEREHQL, from the coding sequence ATGGAGAAGAATGGGAATCAGACGAGGAAGCACTACAGTCTTGAACAGAAGGTGAAGATTCACCGGGAACACCTGGAGAATCAGATACCGTTGAGCGAGCTTTCGGAGAAGTACGGGATCCCTGTGAATGACCTCTACCACAGGAAGAAGAAGCTCTTCGAAGGAGCGGTGGAGATATTCCCGTCAAAGAGAATACCAAGATGTCATCGGAGGAAAGGAAAACGAGCGTCTCAAGCAAAAGCTGAAATCAGATGGCCGACTGACACCGGAGCTTGTGAAAGAGAACATCAGCTTTAA
- a CDS encoding porin gives MTRRPTSLAKKYFEKLICGFALAISFLPMRLEAADSTTTTTPKITWNALVDVYYSKNFNSPANQLNNFRNFDIYDNQLGLSLAKLTVQEQAQPVGFRVDVGFGTANDIVQGLTNPLTGATGAATSTLNLVEQAYLTAVLPIGSGLTVDLGKFVTMMGNEVIESNGNWNYSRSYLFAFAIPYYHTGMRLTYPVSSTFTVALHIVNSWNTTIDNNHSKSVGLGLTYSPSSSTSIILSGMSGFEQPFGAPYGKKDVGEIIIGQALGDNLSLAVDADYGQERVGGFLNLWKGVAIYAKYALDAKSDVAARGEVYYDPFDYTTGVFLPKATFKEVTLTYEYRPWGPLMLRIEARDDFANGKAFVSASTPFPNRNSQPTLTVGVVTSF, from the coding sequence ATGACTAGAAGGCCAACCTCTCTCGCCAAGAAATATTTCGAAAAACTAATTTGCGGGTTCGCACTGGCCATCTCGTTCCTTCCCATGAGACTGGAAGCCGCGGATTCAACGACTACGACTACTCCGAAGATAACATGGAACGCACTGGTGGATGTCTATTACTCAAAGAACTTCAACAGCCCCGCCAACCAGCTAAACAATTTCAGGAACTTCGACATATATGACAACCAGCTGGGTCTCAGTCTGGCAAAACTGACCGTCCAGGAGCAAGCCCAGCCCGTCGGGTTCCGTGTAGACGTCGGATTCGGTACGGCCAACGACATAGTCCAGGGACTTACGAACCCTCTTACAGGAGCGACGGGAGCGGCCACAAGCACGCTTAACCTGGTCGAGCAAGCTTACCTGACGGCCGTTCTGCCGATCGGGTCGGGGCTAACGGTGGACCTTGGCAAGTTTGTAACTATGATGGGGAACGAGGTTATAGAGTCGAACGGTAACTGGAACTACAGCCGGTCATATCTTTTCGCGTTCGCTATTCCATACTACCACACGGGAATGCGACTCACCTACCCGGTATCAAGCACATTCACCGTCGCGCTTCATATCGTTAATAGTTGGAATACTACAATAGACAACAATCATTCGAAGTCTGTCGGATTGGGACTAACCTACAGCCCGTCATCGAGCACGAGCATAATCTTGAGCGGCATGAGCGGGTTCGAACAACCCTTCGGAGCTCCATACGGCAAGAAAGATGTCGGAGAGATAATCATAGGCCAAGCGCTCGGAGATAATCTCTCCCTGGCAGTAGACGCAGATTACGGACAGGAGCGAGTAGGAGGCTTCCTCAATCTCTGGAAGGGAGTGGCGATATACGCCAAATACGCTCTCGATGCAAAATCGGATGTCGCAGCCAGAGGGGAAGTCTATTATGACCCGTTCGATTACACTACCGGCGTCTTCTTGCCGAAAGCAACATTCAAGGAAGTGACCCTGACGTACGAATACCGTCCATGGGGTCCGCTCATGTTGAGGATAGAGGCGCGTGACGATTTCGCGAACGGAAAAGCATTCGTCTCGGCAAGCACGCCATTCCCGAACAGGAATTCCCAGCCCACTCTCACGGTCGGCGTGGTGACGTCATTCTGA
- a CDS encoding APC family permease, whose amino-acid sequence MAETKPTMKKTLGLTGVTVNAMALIAPGAFLWITYQVQASNTGGATDMWSGIFVALIIAFLTAIAFSELARKYPEAGAGGSYYFAEKAFLDREKKSHQRFARIAKFLTGWAAHLFYWVYTGVMVAMMSVLVTYIFSQFNVNLSIPMQIAVAVVFAILVGIIAVRGITGSTNVAIAINVIQLVSLIGFSILAIMFRLTNPLHATHWAYSNGPSVILPHNFSAMLFQSTIAILILVGFESSTSLAGEAIDPKRHIPKAVILALVIQGLFAYLFEYFAANYAVSEKLAYVGADGTKLFGMDAAAASGAPIGDLTRQIGDAMLGGNGFALMIIVAITVALAVLGTTLAAMNTAVRISFAMAQDKEMPGPIGALHGKYATPHVAVWVLVGVSAVIGAIGVLNVTALTGITLASNIGTFALYALICALTFVSFVGRNEFHKIKHGMIPFLGLIGNIGMLVAVVVIGLTTPGISADATKIALWIAGGWGGVSAFYLVWNSRRVGRAILPSMLEQQTSAK is encoded by the coding sequence ATGGCAGAAACTAAACCTACGATGAAGAAGACACTCGGCCTCACGGGCGTAACAGTGAACGCGATGGCGCTAATTGCTCCGGGCGCGTTTCTCTGGATAACGTATCAGGTTCAGGCTTCAAATACAGGCGGCGCGACCGATATGTGGAGCGGTATCTTTGTCGCGCTGATCATTGCCTTCTTAACGGCTATCGCTTTTTCTGAGCTGGCAAGAAAATACCCGGAAGCAGGCGCGGGAGGATCTTACTATTTCGCCGAGAAGGCTTTTCTAGATCGAGAAAAAAAATCTCACCAGAGATTTGCCAGGATTGCAAAATTCCTTACAGGCTGGGCGGCACACCTGTTCTATTGGGTCTATACGGGAGTGATGGTCGCTATGATGTCCGTCCTGGTCACTTACATATTCAGCCAGTTCAATGTCAATCTTTCAATCCCGATGCAGATCGCGGTTGCGGTGGTCTTCGCTATTCTGGTCGGGATAATTGCAGTTCGCGGAATAACCGGATCGACGAATGTCGCGATCGCTATAAATGTCATTCAACTTGTCTCGCTCATCGGGTTCAGCATACTCGCGATAATGTTTCGCCTCACGAATCCGCTCCATGCTACCCACTGGGCTTACAGCAACGGTCCGTCGGTGATTCTACCTCACAATTTTTCAGCAATGTTGTTTCAGTCTACGATTGCAATTCTAATTCTTGTGGGATTTGAGTCCTCCACTTCGCTCGCGGGCGAGGCGATCGATCCCAAGCGTCATATTCCGAAAGCTGTCATCCTCGCTCTTGTCATCCAGGGATTATTTGCGTACCTCTTCGAATACTTCGCCGCTAACTACGCAGTTTCCGAGAAACTCGCGTACGTCGGAGCAGATGGGACGAAGCTTTTTGGAATGGATGCGGCAGCTGCTTCGGGCGCTCCGATTGGAGATCTTACGCGTCAAATCGGCGACGCCATGCTTGGAGGAAACGGGTTCGCACTCATGATTATCGTGGCGATCACCGTCGCACTTGCCGTTCTGGGTACTACACTTGCCGCAATGAACACGGCAGTTCGAATAAGTTTTGCGATGGCACAGGATAAAGAAATGCCCGGTCCTATAGGAGCGCTTCACGGCAAGTATGCAACGCCGCACGTCGCTGTCTGGGTGCTTGTCGGGGTCTCGGCAGTCATCGGAGCGATCGGCGTCCTGAATGTTACGGCGTTGACCGGAATAACGCTCGCATCCAATATCGGGACCTTCGCACTGTATGCCCTCATTTGTGCGCTCACTTTCGTGTCGTTTGTGGGACGGAATGAATTCCACAAGATCAAACATGGAATGATTCCTTTCCTTGGTTTGATCGGAAACATCGGAATGCTTGTGGCAGTTGTGGTGATCGGACTTACTACTCCCGGTATATCGGCAGACGCTACCAAAATAGCTTTGTGGATCGCAGGCGGTTGGGGAGGGGTGAGTGCTTTCTACCTGGTCTGGAACAGCCGAAGAGTCGGCAGGGCAATCTTGCCAAGCATGTTAGAACAGCAAACATCCGCAAAGTAA
- a CDS encoding protein phosphatase 2C domain-containing protein: MSPAEENVIDSYSLSHTGKVREDNQDAVRLCDSEDPRLTGVYGHLYGVADGMGGYAHGGVASTLALETFFETFYATNGISPLQKFRVSIQNANLSVYQAAQRMAAGRMGTTLTAINIVGRDLYVGHVGDSRAYLIRKNEARCLTNDHTRVGEMVRMKVLSPDKVRTHSQRSVLSKSLGLGLFVQPDISKVAVHEEDTILLCTDGIWSVIEDHEFADLSKSSPGPEALSRRIIDLALDRNSDDNLSIVTVFLRRLSANTEISSSKWSFPKFIRRIVK, translated from the coding sequence ATGTCCCCTGCCGAGGAGAATGTAATAGATTCGTACAGTCTAAGTCACACGGGAAAAGTCCGCGAAGACAACCAGGACGCCGTAAGGCTGTGCGATTCCGAAGACCCGCGCCTCACCGGTGTGTACGGACACCTTTATGGTGTCGCAGATGGAATGGGAGGCTACGCCCATGGAGGAGTTGCCAGCACGCTCGCGCTTGAAACTTTTTTCGAAACTTTCTACGCCACGAACGGCATATCACCTCTGCAGAAATTTCGGGTCAGCATTCAAAACGCGAATCTCAGTGTTTATCAGGCGGCTCAGCGAATGGCCGCGGGACGGATGGGAACCACTCTAACCGCCATCAATATCGTCGGGCGAGATCTTTACGTCGGACACGTCGGCGACAGCCGCGCGTATCTGATACGGAAGAACGAAGCCAGGTGTCTTACCAATGACCACACGCGCGTCGGCGAGATGGTACGCATGAAAGTCCTGTCGCCTGATAAGGTTCGGACTCACAGCCAGCGCTCTGTTCTGAGCAAGAGTCTTGGACTCGGTCTTTTCGTCCAACCGGATATTTCTAAGGTCGCGGTACACGAGGAGGACACAATACTACTTTGCACTGACGGAATTTGGTCGGTGATTGAAGATCACGAGTTCGCCGATTTGTCAAAGTCATCACCGGGGCCTGAAGCGTTGAGCAGGAGGATAATTGATCTTGCGCTTGATCGGAACAGCGACGACAATCTTTCGATTGTCACCGTCTTCCTCCGCCGCCTTTCAGCAAATACCGAGATTAGCTCTTCGAAGTGGTCATTTCCGAAATTCATTCGGCGAATTGTGAAATGA
- the glnA gene encoding type I glutamate--ammonia ligase: MPTATKTAGSKAAKLLSFIKDSDVEIIDLRFTDIPGQWQHFSILPSELGENSFDEGIGFDGSSIRGFQNISESDMVLIPDAERYFIDPFTTHKTIDIVCDVKDPVTGEPYRRDPRFVAHKAEAYVKSTRLADTAFFGPEAEFFIFDNVRFDQTVNSGFYEVDSEEGMWNSGRNDKQNLGYRPRTKEGYFPVAPIDSLQDIRSEMVLTMEKVGIDVEVHHHEVATAGQTEIDMRFSSLLAMADNLMTYKYITKNVAAKFKKSVTFMPKPLFGDNGSGMHVHQSLWKDGKPLFYGNGYANLSEMALYYIGGLLKHAPAICAITNPTTNSYHRLVPGFEAPVNLAYSQRNRSASVRIPMYSKSPKAKRVEFRVPDPSTNPYLAFSALLMAGLDGIANKIDPGEPLDKDIYDLSPEELKNVPSTPGSLEESLKALEHDHEFLLRGDVFTEELIELWIEYKMMKEVKQVALRPHPYEFILYYDI, translated from the coding sequence ATGCCAACAGCAACAAAGACAGCCGGCTCCAAGGCCGCGAAGCTCTTGAGTTTTATCAAAGATTCCGATGTGGAAATAATCGATCTGAGGTTCACCGATATTCCCGGCCAATGGCAGCACTTCTCTATCCTGCCATCTGAACTTGGAGAGAACTCGTTCGACGAAGGAATTGGATTCGACGGATCGAGTATCCGCGGATTCCAGAACATTTCCGAAAGCGATATGGTCCTGATCCCCGACGCGGAGAGATACTTCATCGATCCCTTCACGACACACAAGACGATCGATATCGTCTGCGACGTGAAAGATCCGGTAACGGGCGAACCTTACCGCCGTGATCCGCGATTCGTCGCGCATAAGGCGGAAGCTTACGTTAAATCAACCCGTCTTGCAGACACCGCCTTCTTCGGTCCGGAGGCGGAGTTCTTTATCTTCGACAACGTAAGATTCGACCAGACGGTGAACTCGGGATTTTATGAGGTCGATTCGGAAGAGGGGATGTGGAACAGCGGAAGGAACGACAAGCAAAATCTCGGCTATCGTCCACGAACCAAAGAAGGTTATTTTCCAGTCGCACCGATAGACAGCTTGCAGGATATCAGGTCGGAGATGGTGCTGACAATGGAGAAAGTCGGAATCGATGTGGAGGTGCATCACCACGAAGTGGCCACGGCTGGGCAGACTGAAATCGACATGCGGTTCTCTTCGCTTCTTGCGATGGCAGATAACCTGATGACGTATAAATACATTACCAAGAATGTCGCCGCCAAGTTCAAAAAGTCGGTCACATTCATGCCGAAGCCCCTTTTCGGAGACAACGGTTCCGGGATGCACGTGCACCAGAGCCTGTGGAAAGACGGGAAGCCGCTGTTTTACGGAAACGGTTATGCGAACCTCAGCGAGATGGCGCTTTATTACATCGGCGGCTTATTGAAACACGCGCCTGCAATTTGCGCGATCACAAATCCGACCACGAATTCATACCACAGGTTGGTGCCCGGGTTCGAAGCTCCCGTAAATCTCGCGTACAGTCAGCGAAACAGATCTGCTTCGGTGCGAATTCCGATGTACTCGAAGAGTCCGAAGGCAAAGCGGGTTGAATTTCGCGTGCCGGATCCGTCGACGAATCCTTATCTCGCGTTTTCCGCTCTTCTCATGGCGGGACTCGACGGGATCGCGAACAAAATCGATCCGGGAGAGCCGCTCGATAAAGACATTTACGACCTGTCGCCGGAAGAACTCAAGAACGTTCCGTCAACTCCAGGATCTCTGGAAGAATCCCTGAAGGCGCTCGAGCACGATCACGAGTTTCTCCTGCGCGGCGATGTGTTCACCGAAGAGCTGATCGAACTCTGGATCGAGTACAAGATGATGAAAGAGGTAAAGCAGGTAGCACTTCGTCCGCATCCTTACGAGTTCATACTTTATTACGACATTTAA
- a CDS encoding serine/threonine-protein kinase: protein MKLAETVLGLSMLQIGDQFDHFQIRAHIAKGGMSDIYRAYDLLSGNEVVLKIPDTMSIGDPAQYERFQRELEVMRTLNHPAIQRGLGSGNFNNTPYLVTELIDGQSMRDLISNSAPMSPENSLRLIRKIADGLAHCHDHGIIHRDLKPDNILITPEGQPVVLDFGLALTRGAHRVTYANLSSAAGTPDYMSPEQIEGHRGDQRTDVYAIGIMFYELLTGAPPFSGDNTLAVMAQHLKGGIPRMDRKFPGISPQIAAVVARCLQLDPDDRYSDMHALLRDIDHLDAVDISILDRSTGPAAAAPVWRSPTVLAIGSAILLLVAMTILAFILQTFHK from the coding sequence ATGAAACTTGCGGAAACTGTGTTGGGATTATCAATGCTCCAAATCGGCGACCAATTCGACCACTTTCAAATCCGCGCACACATAGCGAAGGGCGGGATGAGCGATATTTATCGCGCATACGATCTGTTGAGCGGAAATGAGGTCGTCCTGAAAATTCCCGACACTATGTCGATCGGCGACCCGGCACAGTACGAGCGCTTCCAGCGGGAACTTGAAGTCATGCGCACGCTGAACCATCCGGCGATACAGAGGGGACTCGGTTCGGGAAACTTCAACAACACTCCTTATCTTGTCACCGAATTGATCGACGGACAGTCTATGCGCGACCTTATTTCGAATTCGGCACCGATGTCTCCAGAAAACTCTCTGAGATTGATCAGAAAGATCGCCGACGGGCTGGCGCATTGTCACGATCACGGAATAATCCACCGCGATCTGAAGCCGGATAATATTCTTATTACACCAGAAGGCCAGCCAGTCGTGCTCGATTTCGGACTGGCACTTACGAGAGGTGCGCACCGGGTAACATACGCGAACCTCAGCAGCGCAGCCGGAACGCCGGATTACATGTCACCCGAACAGATCGAAGGACATCGCGGCGACCAGCGCACGGATGTATACGCCATCGGTATAATGTTCTACGAGCTTTTAACGGGAGCTCCTCCATTCAGCGGCGATAATACGCTCGCGGTCATGGCACAACACCTGAAAGGTGGCATTCCTCGAATGGACCGAAAGTTTCCGGGGATCTCGCCGCAGATCGCCGCGGTCGTTGCGCGATGTCTACAGCTCGATCCTGATGACCGGTATTCAGACATGCATGCCCTCCTTCGCGATATCGATCATCTCGACGCGGTGGATATCTCTATCCTTGATCGCTCGACCGGTCCAGCTGCGGCTGCGCCGGTCTGGCGGTCTCCAACCGTGTTGGCCATCGGGTCAGCCATATTGCTACTCGTCGCAATGACTATCCTCGCATTTATTTTGCAGACATTTCACAAATGA
- a CDS encoding glutamine synthetase family protein produces MTKQSKSFSAEQLLAQVKERSVKFIDLQFTDVVGAVKNVTIPVQELEATLNHGIWFDGSSIEGFARIAESDMYLVPDMSTFAVLPWLAGNEATARLICNVFTPDGQPFIGDPRAVLARVLGEAEKMGFIYNTGPELEFFLLRPAPDGSLVPPNPQDSASYFDQPVDMVATSLWRQITDALYEFGIEAEAMHHEVATGQHEIDFRYSNALKTADNAVTFRVLVKILAQQKGLYATFMPKPMRGINGSGMHVHQSLTYKANGSNAFSDPGDPHGLSKMAKHFIAGQLAHARGMSAVLAPLVNSYKRLVAGYEAPVYISWGRINRSALIRIPRAHTHESTRIELRCPDPSCNPYLAFAVMLAAGLDGIRKELKVPEATEEDLYLIANTQRGAKLSVLPGSLEEAIAELEKDTVIREALGAHTYDRFVNAKRLEWDDYRLEVTPWELGKYLSNY; encoded by the coding sequence ATGACAAAACAGTCTAAGAGTTTTTCAGCCGAGCAGCTGCTGGCTCAAGTAAAAGAGCGCAGCGTTAAGTTTATCGACCTCCAGTTTACAGACGTAGTCGGGGCAGTTAAGAATGTCACGATCCCCGTCCAGGAGCTTGAGGCTACACTAAATCACGGGATATGGTTCGACGGATCTTCGATTGAGGGTTTTGCTCGAATTGCCGAGAGCGATATGTATCTCGTACCGGATATGTCGACGTTCGCAGTGCTTCCGTGGTTGGCGGGGAACGAAGCGACTGCCCGTTTGATCTGCAATGTTTTCACTCCTGACGGTCAGCCTTTCATCGGCGATCCGCGCGCTGTCCTTGCAAGGGTTCTCGGCGAAGCGGAAAAAATGGGATTCATTTATAATACGGGACCGGAACTGGAATTCTTCCTCCTCAGGCCCGCGCCTGACGGTAGTCTTGTTCCGCCCAATCCGCAGGACAGTGCGAGCTACTTCGATCAGCCGGTCGACATGGTTGCGACCAGTCTGTGGCGGCAGATAACCGACGCGCTTTACGAATTCGGCATCGAAGCGGAAGCGATGCACCATGAAGTCGCCACCGGTCAGCATGAAATTGATTTCAGATATTCAAACGCACTTAAGACCGCGGACAATGCGGTGACGTTCCGCGTGCTCGTGAAAATACTTGCGCAGCAAAAAGGTTTGTATGCGACATTCATGCCGAAGCCGATGCGCGGAATAAACGGCAGCGGCATGCATGTTCACCAGAGCCTGACTTATAAAGCGAACGGTTCCAACGCGTTCTCCGATCCTGGTGATCCTCACGGACTTTCGAAGATGGCAAAACATTTTATTGCCGGTCAGCTTGCACATGCGAGGGGAATGTCGGCCGTACTCGCCCCGCTTGTCAATTCGTACAAGCGATTGGTCGCCGGTTACGAAGCTCCGGTTTACATAAGCTGGGGTCGGATAAACCGGTCGGCACTTATCAGGATTCCGCGCGCCCACACTCACGAGTCAACAAGGATCGAGCTTCGTTGCCCTGATCCGAGCTGCAATCCATATCTTGCATTCGCAGTCATGCTTGCGGCTGGCCTCGATGGTATCAGGAAAGAGTTGAAGGTCCCGGAGGCTACCGAAGAAGATTTATATCTGATAGCGAACACGCAGCGCGGAGCGAAGCTGAGCGTGCTCCCCGGATCGCTTGAAGAGGCGATCGCCGAACTTGAGAAAGATACGGTCATCCGCGAAGCGCTGGGCGCCCACACATACGATCGATTCGTCAACGCCAAACGACTCGAATGGGACGACTATCGCCTTGAAGTGACTCCATGGGAACTCGGAAAATATCTTTCCAATTACTAA